The Leptospira neocaledonica genome contains a region encoding:
- a CDS encoding multiheme c-type cytochrome: MNCHSPNPETKNLLLFRLGWGEVSDSIWKPGSEEGGVQCASCHLRKGNVYGPFPKDGNKDRIFQNVNIPHQGFIPQKEFEKSEFCKTCHQSPETAKQINGKFLMDTYGQWRRSEFARSNVQCQNCHMPHRKHEWKGISDPEMVKRGVQTFLQVVPKEEGAEIISELKNTGVGHLFPSYSVPKVYLEILAEFVTGERRKISEKTLGWMLDLELQKEIFDTRLSPGESAFLSANLSKEEFSKLKRVEFIVTVDPKEYYKRMFQDNWNYRDTFREDTKLWVLPNLKKALAEANSAKYELVRLEWKK; encoded by the coding sequence ATGAACTGCCATAGTCCAAATCCAGAAACCAAAAACTTGTTACTCTTTCGTTTAGGCTGGGGAGAAGTTTCCGATTCCATTTGGAAACCGGGTAGTGAAGAAGGCGGAGTCCAATGTGCAAGTTGCCATCTCCGAAAAGGAAATGTTTATGGGCCTTTTCCAAAAGATGGAAATAAGGATAGAATATTCCAAAATGTGAATATTCCTCACCAAGGTTTTATTCCACAAAAGGAATTCGAAAAATCGGAATTTTGTAAAACCTGTCATCAATCTCCGGAGACGGCAAAACAAATAAATGGAAAATTTCTGATGGATACGTATGGCCAATGGAGAAGGTCGGAATTTGCAAGATCAAATGTCCAATGCCAAAATTGCCATATGCCTCATAGAAAACACGAATGGAAAGGTATCTCCGATCCGGAAATGGTAAAACGTGGAGTCCAAACTTTCTTACAGGTTGTACCAAAGGAAGAAGGCGCAGAAATTATCTCAGAATTGAAAAACACCGGGGTAGGACATTTATTTCCGAGTTATTCCGTTCCAAAAGTGTATTTAGAAATTCTGGCTGAGTTCGTAACGGGAGAAAGAAGAAAGATTTCCGAGAAAACTCTTGGCTGGATGTTAGATTTGGAATTACAAAAAGAAATTTTCGATACAAGACTTTCTCCTGGAGAATCCGCTTTTCTAAGCGCAAACTTATCCAAGGAAGAATTTTCCAAACTTAAACGGGTGGAGTTCATCGTCACAGTAGATCCCAAGGAGTATTATAAAAGAATGTTCCAGGACAATTGGAATTACAGAGACACATTCCGAGAAGATACAAAACTTTGGGTCTTGCCAAACCTAAAAAAAGCCCTCGCGGAAGCAAACTCGGCGAAGTATGAATTGGTTCGCCTTGAATGGAAGAAATAG
- a CDS encoding PaaI family thioesterase → MKSTVRENLSFGSSPDNPDGLQLKITFDEDTKTAYGDYTVPEKFQGSPDVIHPGIIATILDEIMAKINEAMNFKTTTGELTIRFLQPAQVNQPLHLRGWFVKKNKKVIENRAEIENEIGKIVARGKGKYIELDS, encoded by the coding sequence ATGAAATCAACGGTTCGGGAAAACCTGAGCTTCGGGTCTAGTCCTGATAATCCGGACGGTCTTCAGTTAAAGATCACCTTTGATGAGGACACAAAAACCGCTTACGGTGACTACACGGTTCCTGAAAAGTTCCAAGGGTCCCCGGACGTGATCCATCCCGGAATCATTGCCACTATTTTGGACGAAATCATGGCCAAAATCAATGAAGCGATGAATTTTAAAACAACAACTGGCGAGTTAACGATCCGCTTCTTACAGCCTGCCCAAGTAAATCAACCTCTGCATTTACGTGGCTGGTTCGTGAAAAAGAACAAAAAAGTGATCGAAAACAGAGCCGAAATAGAGAACGAGATCGGTAAGATTGTTGCCCGCGGTAAGGGCAAATACATCGAACTCGATTCCTGA
- a CDS encoding peroxiredoxin → MPQVTSLAPDFKAEAVIGQQIKEIKLSEYKGKWVVLFFWPLDFTFVCPTEIIEYDAKLDEFKKIGAEVLGVSVDSAFTHLAWKNTPRKQGGLGDIKYPLVADITKSIARDYGVLTEGGVALRGTFIIDPAGVIRQSTINDLPVGRNIDEAIRLVKAFQYVEKHGEVCPANWDEGKKTMKADPEKSKEYFSAVN, encoded by the coding sequence ATGCCTCAAGTTACTTCACTCGCACCGGACTTTAAAGCAGAAGCCGTAATCGGCCAGCAAATCAAGGAAATCAAACTTTCCGAATATAAAGGAAAGTGGGTTGTTCTATTCTTCTGGCCCCTCGACTTCACTTTCGTTTGTCCTACTGAAATCATCGAGTATGATGCAAAATTGGACGAATTCAAAAAAATCGGAGCGGAAGTTCTGGGAGTTTCCGTAGACAGCGCTTTTACTCACCTTGCATGGAAAAACACTCCTCGTAAACAAGGCGGATTGGGAGATATCAAGTATCCTCTAGTTGCTGACATAACCAAGTCAATCGCAAGAGATTACGGAGTTCTTACCGAAGGTGGAGTTGCTTTAAGAGGAACTTTCATCATCGATCCAGCCGGAGTAATCCGTCAGTCTACCATCAATGACCTTCCTGTAGGAAGAAACATAGACGAAGCAATCCGTCTGGTCAAAGCTTTCCAATACGTGGAAAAACACGGCGAAGTTTGCCCTGCAAACTGGGACGAAGGAAAGAAAACCATGAAAGCGGATCCGGAAAAGTCCAAAGAATACTTCTCCGCAGTAAACTAA
- the sufB gene encoding Fe-S cluster assembly protein SufB: MAQALEIISDEDRYYRADNFPKGLTRKVVESISHIKNEPTWLTEFRLEAFKVFESKPMPSWGFFPNFKVDIDEYVHYIGANHKKKKSWDEVDPEVLKSFERLGIPEHERKYLAGIEAMEDSETIYANVKKELTDLGILFCDIDTAIREYPDIVRKYIGTVVSIGDNKFSALNSAVFSGGSFAYVPKGVKTPMPLQAYFKVTAASSGQYERTLLIAEDGAELEYSEGCSSVQDKGTNFHTAVVELIAHKNSKIFYTTIQNWKKNMYNWTVKRGLCHEAAHITWTDVNIGANTIKYPGIVLQGDNSTGDILSLAFAGSGQIQDTGARIIHVGKNTRSNILAKGVSLDGGINSYRGLVKFTTGSSNAYSHVKCDGLMMDDRSQSHAYPYNDVSGQNGTLNYEATVSRIDEEQLFYLQSRGLSEDDAKLLIINGFCEGVTKHLNVEYSVEMTRLIRMILEDGKVISEHSDSAVS; this comes from the coding sequence ATGGCACAAGCACTTGAGATCATTTCCGACGAAGATAGATATTATCGTGCGGATAATTTTCCCAAAGGACTTACCCGCAAAGTGGTGGAGTCCATCTCCCATATTAAAAATGAGCCGACCTGGCTAACCGAATTCCGTCTAGAAGCATTTAAGGTTTTTGAAAGTAAACCTATGCCTAGTTGGGGATTTTTTCCCAACTTCAAAGTGGATATAGACGAGTATGTGCATTATATAGGTGCTAACCATAAGAAGAAAAAATCCTGGGACGAAGTAGATCCTGAAGTATTAAAAAGTTTTGAAAGACTTGGAATCCCTGAACACGAAAGAAAATACCTGGCTGGAATAGAAGCCATGGAAGATTCCGAGACTATTTACGCTAACGTTAAAAAGGAACTTACCGACTTAGGAATTCTATTCTGTGATATTGATACTGCGATCCGTGAATATCCTGATATCGTTCGTAAATATATCGGGACTGTAGTTTCCATCGGGGATAATAAATTTTCCGCATTGAACTCCGCGGTTTTTTCAGGCGGATCTTTTGCTTACGTTCCGAAAGGTGTCAAAACTCCTATGCCTTTGCAGGCTTATTTCAAAGTGACTGCAGCTTCTTCAGGTCAATATGAAAGAACTCTTTTGATTGCAGAAGACGGGGCAGAATTGGAATATTCGGAAGGATGTTCTTCTGTCCAAGACAAGGGCACAAATTTTCATACTGCAGTTGTGGAGCTGATTGCTCATAAGAATTCTAAAATATTCTATACTACCATCCAGAACTGGAAAAAGAATATGTATAACTGGACCGTTAAGCGTGGTCTTTGCCATGAAGCTGCTCATATCACTTGGACGGATGTGAATATTGGCGCAAACACGATCAAATATCCGGGTATCGTATTACAAGGTGATAATTCTACAGGTGATATTCTATCCTTAGCCTTTGCCGGCTCCGGTCAGATCCAAGATACAGGCGCAAGGATTATCCACGTAGGTAAAAACACCCGCAGTAATATTTTAGCAAAAGGTGTTTCCCTGGACGGCGGGATCAACTCTTACAGAGGTCTCGTAAAATTCACAACAGGTTCTTCTAACGCATATAGCCATGTAAAATGTGATGGTCTTATGATGGACGATCGTTCCCAGTCCCACGCTTATCCTTATAATGATGTAAGCGGGCAGAATGGAACCTTAAACTATGAGGCGACTGTTTCTCGTATAGACGAAGAGCAACTCTTCTATCTTCAGTCCAGAGGACTTTCGGAAGATGATGCAAAACTTCTAATCATCAATGGTTTTTGCGAAGGTGTGACTAAACACTTAAATGTGGAATATTCGGTGGAGATGACTAGGCTTATCAGAATGATCCTGGAAGACGGGAAAGTTATTTCTGAACATTCGGATTCTGCTGTTTCCTGA
- a CDS encoding tetratricopeptide repeat protein — translation MQKVLGIFLVVGLILAGFQIFSPDGSVSSNEAEKSDTQKEESTPQTSFQFSSLFSEITAFIDQLKKESGSTNVVAPEVLTDQELNELFQQGLDSYNAAEYENSISQYDRYLAANPNNSSALYNRGLSKYYLNRYTEAETDFDSAYSMDRKNLDALFYRGLSRFGLERKEEGLEDMNRAIDSGLIKSYAFAERSIQLGILEKAKESLADAKKAVQLDPEYPRAIFSLGFAYYASGKYKDSVDSYSKVLKLLPDDSISYFNRGLGYAALKRKAESCRDYKKSWDLGYENAEKEYKDSCK, via the coding sequence ATGCAGAAAGTATTGGGCATTTTCCTGGTAGTTGGTTTAATTTTGGCAGGGTTTCAGATCTTTTCTCCGGATGGGTCTGTTTCTTCTAACGAGGCTGAAAAATCGGACACACAAAAAGAAGAATCAACACCTCAGACTTCTTTTCAATTCTCTTCTCTTTTTTCCGAGATAACTGCGTTTATAGACCAATTGAAAAAAGAATCAGGAAGCACCAATGTTGTTGCTCCTGAAGTTCTTACAGACCAGGAACTGAATGAACTTTTTCAACAAGGTTTAGATTCTTATAATGCAGCCGAGTATGAAAATTCTATCTCTCAATATGATCGTTATCTCGCAGCGAATCCTAATAATTCTTCCGCATTGTATAATCGCGGCTTAAGCAAATATTATCTGAATAGATATACCGAGGCCGAAACCGATTTTGATTCCGCATATTCTATGGATCGTAAAAATCTGGATGCATTATTTTACAGAGGTTTAAGCCGTTTCGGTTTGGAAAGAAAGGAAGAAGGTTTGGAGGATATGAATCGGGCCATCGATTCGGGTCTCATCAAATCATATGCATTTGCGGAAAGATCCATCCAACTTGGTATATTAGAAAAAGCGAAAGAATCTTTGGCGGACGCTAAAAAAGCGGTACAATTGGATCCGGAATATCCGAGAGCGATCTTTTCTTTGGGGTTCGCTTATTATGCTTCCGGAAAATATAAGGATAGCGTAGATTCTTATTCCAAAGTTTTAAAGCTCCTACCGGACGATTCGATTTCTTATTTTAACCGCGGTTTGGGTTATGCTGCCTTAAAAAGAAAGGCAGAGTCTTGCAGGGATTATAAAAAATCCTGGGATCTGGGATACGAAAACGCAGAAAAAGAATATAAGGATTCTTGTAAGTGA
- the rlmN gene encoding 23S rRNA (adenine(2503)-C(2))-methyltransferase RlmN — translation MNETLSNSELQENRAGKIPVKGQTLEELTRIISELGEKPFRAKQIYNGLYTNRYESWEEFSTIGKDLKDKLKEKFYFSSISVAKHLKSIDGTQKFTFESVPGSGKEFESVWIPSGDGGRKTICISSQVGCTLNCKFCATAKLPYQGNLKAGEIIDQILQVEKIVGDRATNIVFMGMGEPMHNYFNVMRAAELLHDGEALGMGAKRITISTSGVVNGIRRFIENKEPYNLAISLNHPDPNGRKEIMDIEEKFALPELLDAALEYTKVLKRRITFEYVMIPGVNMSGEDAKKLVKIARRLDCKINVIPLNTEFYGWRRPTDQEIDEFLRHLEPAGVPILNRRSPGKDINGACGMLAAKS, via the coding sequence GTGAACGAAACCCTTTCCAATTCTGAACTCCAGGAAAATAGAGCTGGAAAAATCCCGGTCAAGGGCCAGACCTTGGAAGAGCTCACCCGGATTATTTCAGAACTGGGAGAAAAACCTTTTAGAGCGAAACAAATCTATAATGGATTGTACACAAATCGTTACGAGTCCTGGGAAGAATTTTCTACAATCGGAAAAGACTTAAAGGATAAATTAAAGGAGAAGTTTTACTTCTCATCTATCAGTGTTGCCAAACATTTAAAATCAATAGACGGAACCCAAAAATTCACATTCGAATCCGTTCCTGGAAGCGGAAAAGAATTCGAATCGGTTTGGATCCCTTCCGGAGATGGTGGAAGAAAAACGATCTGCATTTCTTCTCAAGTAGGTTGCACTCTAAATTGTAAATTCTGCGCTACTGCTAAACTACCTTACCAAGGAAATTTAAAAGCAGGAGAGATCATCGATCAGATCCTTCAGGTAGAAAAGATCGTAGGCGATCGAGCTACCAATATTGTATTCATGGGAATGGGTGAGCCTATGCATAATTACTTTAATGTAATGCGTGCAGCGGAACTTCTGCATGATGGGGAAGCTTTAGGGATGGGCGCGAAAAGAATCACGATCTCCACCTCAGGAGTAGTGAACGGTATTCGTAGATTTATAGAAAATAAAGAACCTTATAATCTTGCAATCTCACTCAACCATCCTGATCCGAACGGAAGAAAAGAAATCATGGATATAGAGGAGAAATTTGCACTCCCGGAACTTCTAGATGCTGCCTTAGAATATACCAAAGTTCTAAAGCGTAGGATTACATTCGAATATGTGATGATCCCCGGTGTGAACATGAGCGGGGAAGACGCTAAAAAATTAGTGAAGATCGCAAGAAGACTGGATTGTAAAATAAACGTAATCCCTTTAAACACCGAGTTTTATGGCTGGAGAAGGCCCACCGATCAGGAAATAGACGAGTTTTTACGCCATCTGGAACCTGCAGGAGTTCCCATCTTGAATAGAAGGTCCCCTGGAAAAGACATCAACGGAGCATGCGGAATGCTCGCCGCAAAAAGTTGA
- a CDS encoding Cys-rich protein has product MRLSLFSTLFLFSFIMIGIADCKDPYQQKCQEICGFFTSCVEKQYASNGPMDASQKSFMQIECESGCLREQGYAMPCYESEKTCTGFSRCLMESGLMD; this is encoded by the coding sequence ATGAGGCTGTCTCTTTTTTCGACCTTATTCTTATTTTCTTTTATTATGATCGGGATTGCCGATTGTAAGGATCCTTACCAACAAAAATGCCAGGAGATTTGCGGTTTTTTCACCTCTTGTGTGGAAAAACAATACGCATCCAATGGGCCCATGGACGCCTCTCAAAAAAGTTTTATGCAGATTGAATGTGAGTCCGGATGTTTAAGAGAACAAGGATATGCAATGCCTTGTTACGAGTCCGAAAAAACATGTACTGGATTTTCACGTTGTCTCATGGAATCCGGGCTCATGGATTGA
- a CDS encoding ArnT family glycosyltransferase yields MNFVQDGKNSSFVKYSIWFLLAVAVLPLFLTFPLDVIDIDSSQYAEIGREMTDSGNWFFIRDNGRRYLDKPILTFWKISSSFTLFGQNNYAFRLPAILMTLLSLWGVFTITKLYSGNVKRAWISVFLYALSPGLYAMVVDPKIDVYVTPYIILVFAFYYLGTKKNPAYYYAMYLAMGLGFITKGPIAVVIPGIGIGGDILFRRDWKRLLGMKLFPGGILALIPPFLWSIPLYSEFNTYGPYFFLWVQSFGRFYIKMYDQKFNPLFFYSNFSWAFGIFILPFLAWIGSNLVGFIREKGKNLFSNIRKNEWRDKDFVPAFWLFLFLFLISFSKYQLPQYIYWCLPAGAIIGSGFLLRLIESPEGSLSFAGKILVYLTSLGFVFAGILFPILVLDVPVSYYVWVAVYLGIAAIVLLYFKTEAVLGTLVVSVSFFFTLVSLYAYPLLVSYQPSKEIGEIIQEAEPGKEKFLMFGVPASKRSYAFYSKRLTRTLFDPEVLFEALQKDGERMILISEKYMPHFDEFTADRVDLDIFAEYESYKVATPEFGFFLKSKRDSLTTKVYLGKIRFKPGKEISRK; encoded by the coding sequence ATGAATTTCGTTCAGGATGGGAAAAACTCCTCTTTTGTGAAATATTCTATTTGGTTTCTTTTAGCAGTAGCCGTTCTGCCCTTATTTCTAACATTTCCCCTGGATGTGATCGATATTGATTCTTCCCAATATGCGGAAATCGGTAGGGAAATGACCGATAGCGGGAATTGGTTTTTTATTCGAGATAATGGTAGAAGATACCTAGATAAACCGATCCTTACTTTCTGGAAGATCAGTTCTTCTTTTACTCTTTTCGGTCAGAATAATTACGCGTTCCGTTTGCCTGCAATACTCATGACCCTACTTTCTCTCTGGGGAGTGTTTACAATCACCAAACTATATTCAGGAAATGTGAAACGTGCCTGGATTTCGGTGTTCTTATACGCGTTGTCTCCTGGATTGTATGCAATGGTGGTGGATCCTAAGATTGATGTATACGTGACTCCTTATATCATTTTAGTATTCGCTTTTTATTATTTAGGAACCAAAAAAAATCCTGCCTATTATTACGCGATGTATCTTGCTATGGGACTCGGCTTTATCACAAAAGGGCCGATCGCAGTCGTGATTCCAGGAATTGGAATCGGCGGGGACATTCTTTTTAGAAGGGATTGGAAGAGACTTCTTGGGATGAAATTGTTTCCTGGAGGGATATTAGCGTTAATTCCTCCGTTTCTATGGTCTATTCCTTTGTATTCGGAATTTAATACCTACGGACCTTATTTTTTCCTTTGGGTGCAATCTTTCGGTCGCTTTTATATCAAGATGTATGACCAAAAATTCAATCCTCTATTTTTCTACTCCAATTTCTCTTGGGCATTCGGAATATTCATATTACCGTTCTTGGCTTGGATCGGATCGAATTTAGTCGGATTCATCAGAGAGAAGGGTAAAAATCTATTTTCTAATATTCGAAAAAATGAATGGAGAGATAAGGATTTTGTCCCTGCTTTTTGGTTGTTCTTATTTTTGTTTTTGATCAGCTTTTCCAAATACCAATTGCCTCAGTACATTTACTGGTGCCTTCCTGCAGGAGCTATTATTGGCTCCGGCTTTTTGCTCAGACTGATAGAAAGTCCGGAAGGATCTCTTTCTTTTGCGGGTAAAATTTTAGTTTATCTAACTAGTTTGGGATTTGTGTTCGCAGGGATCTTATTTCCGATCTTGGTCTTAGATGTTCCGGTTTCCTATTATGTTTGGGTGGCAGTGTATCTGGGAATTGCGGCTATCGTTTTATTATATTTTAAGACGGAAGCCGTGCTCGGGACCTTAGTGGTATCCGTCTCCTTCTTCTTTACTTTGGTGAGTTTATATGCGTATCCGTTGCTTGTATCTTACCAACCTTCTAAGGAAATAGGAGAGATTATCCAAGAAGCAGAACCTGGAAAAGAAAAGTTTCTGATGTTCGGAGTTCCTGCCTCTAAAAGATCCTATGCGTTTTATTCCAAACGTTTGACCAGAACCTTATTTGATCCGGAAGTTCTGTTCGAAGCATTGCAGAAGGATGGAGAAAGAATGATACTCATCTCCGAAAAGTATATGCCTCATTTTGACGAATTTACTGCGGATCGAGTGGATCTGGATATTTTTGCAGAATATGAGAGTTACAAGGTAGCTACTCCCGAGTTTGGTTTTTTCTTAAAATCCAAACGAGATTCTTTGACCACCAAGGTGTATTTAGGAAAGATCCGATTTAAACCTGGGAAAGAAATTTCCAGAAAATGA